A region of Ferruginibacter albus DNA encodes the following proteins:
- a CDS encoding O-antigen polymerase, with translation MGSLQSDTILIEILFILLHFFAWRLNLLIFKRQVFHPAILFSFLWFFIILFHFIVRHTVLQDLFKLSISTHLVFLGGVVFFTLGALLQAIYSPVDTIKRTTFLQETNLSLNKYLCLTCTIVVIVGLPFFIKACFNLFLLSETENFFEGIRTELCYGDVDIGPSKYLVTLSFIALALNFILYFNSNDKKFSRILLVVSIIANLVYIIFTTGRTYYVMLFAIYFGSSYLYSNSFSLKKVLIACIAFLLVFSIIGIAFYSKGGHADNSLNENSKSAIESIAIYAFTPLNACGTYIDNIKPDDTGDRTLRTFKRVLFETGIDRNSVVRPLIEEYVFVPYPTNVYALYGPYIADFGSLYAFLIIAFLGFLHTLFFNRFKYYKSIKFSLYYIFMLFPLFLSFFEDQYFSLFSMWIQIIVIVEIICFINKILIKNYRVEHYPNNTNLNNNA, from the coding sequence ATGGGAAGCTTACAATCAGACACCATATTAATTGAGATTTTATTTATACTGCTCCATTTTTTTGCCTGGAGATTAAATCTTCTCATATTTAAAAGACAAGTTTTTCATCCTGCTATCTTATTTTCATTTCTATGGTTTTTTATAATTTTATTTCACTTTATAGTTCGCCATACAGTATTACAAGACCTTTTTAAGCTTAGCATTTCTACTCATCTCGTTTTTTTGGGTGGGGTTGTTTTCTTTACTTTAGGAGCTTTGTTGCAGGCTATATATTCACCCGTTGATACAATAAAAAGAACAACCTTTTTACAAGAAACCAATTTGAGCTTAAACAAATATCTATGTCTGACTTGTACAATTGTTGTAATTGTAGGATTGCCATTTTTTATTAAAGCCTGCTTCAATTTATTCTTGTTATCGGAAACAGAAAATTTTTTTGAAGGCATTCGTACAGAACTTTGTTATGGCGACGTAGATATTGGTCCTTCTAAATATTTGGTAACACTCTCCTTTATTGCTCTTGCACTAAATTTTATTTTATATTTTAACTCAAACGATAAAAAATTTAGTCGAATATTGTTGGTAGTTTCAATAATTGCTAATCTGGTATATATTATTTTCACTACAGGAAGGACGTACTATGTAATGTTATTTGCAATTTATTTCGGTTCCAGCTATTTATACAGTAATAGCTTTTCATTAAAAAAAGTATTAATTGCTTGCATAGCATTTCTGTTAGTGTTTAGCATTATTGGTATTGCCTTTTATTCCAAGGGAGGTCATGCGGATAATTCATTGAATGAAAACTCAAAGTCTGCTATTGAATCAATTGCTATTTATGCTTTTACTCCATTAAATGCTTGTGGCACATACATTGATAATATTAAACCGGATGATACAGGAGACAGAACTTTGAGAACATTTAAAAGAGTTTTATTTGAAACAGGTATAGATCGAAACAGCGTTGTACGGCCACTTATAGAAGAATATGTTTTTGTCCCTTACCCCACTAATGTATATGCTTTATACGGACCTTATATTGCAGACTTTGGTAGCCTATATGCTTTTTTGATAATTGCATTTTTAGGGTTTTTACACACCCTGTTTTTTAATCGATTTAAATATTATAAAAGCATCAAATTTTCGCTTTATTATATATTTATGCTCTTCCCACTTTTCTTAAGTTTCTTCGAGGATCAGTATTTTAGTTTATTTTCTATGTGGATACAAATTATTGTTATTGTTGAAATTATATGCTTTATCAATAAGATTTTAATTAAAAATTATAGAGTAGAGCACTATCCTAACAATACAAACTTAAATAATAATGCATAG
- a CDS encoding O-antigen polymerase gives MGDASLIIILTDILFILLHFFMWRVNVVLFKKQVFHPAILFSFLWFFMILFHFIVRHTILEDLFQLSFSTHLVFLIGVVFFTVGAFLQTIFSRGDTIKKKHPQAIEIGGLILDERLCIACTILVAIGLPFFIKACFNLFLLSETENFLEGVRTELCYGDVDIGPTKYFVTLSFITLALNFILYFTSANKVLSRRLLISSIIINLIYIVFTTGRIYYMMLFAVYFGTSYIYSNSFSLKKVLLACIGFLFVFSIIGIAIYSKGGRSDNTLNENSKSAIESIAIYAFTPLNACGTKIDNAKPDYTGDRTLRTFKKILYQTGIDRNIVVRPAIEEYVFVPYPTNVYALYGAYVADYGKLYSWLVVAFLGFLHTMLFNNLRIYKNMRFSLYYTFMLFPLFLSFFEDQYFTLFSMWIQIIVMVEIVCFINNILNRHKLNANNISFSKNLF, from the coding sequence ATGGGAGATGCTAGTTTAATTATTATTCTTACAGATATTCTATTTATACTACTACATTTCTTTATGTGGAGAGTGAATGTTGTTCTTTTTAAAAAGCAAGTTTTTCACCCTGCTATTCTATTTTCTTTCTTATGGTTTTTCATGATCTTATTCCATTTTATAGTTCGTCATACAATACTGGAGGATCTTTTTCAGCTAAGTTTTTCCACTCATCTTGTTTTTTTAATAGGAGTTGTCTTTTTTACAGTTGGGGCTTTTTTGCAAACGATATTTTCTCGGGGCGATACCATAAAAAAAAAGCATCCGCAGGCTATTGAAATAGGGGGTTTGATTTTAGATGAACGTTTGTGTATAGCCTGTACAATTTTAGTTGCAATTGGGTTGCCTTTTTTTATTAAAGCTTGTTTTAACCTGTTTTTATTATCTGAAACAGAAAATTTCCTGGAAGGAGTTCGTACTGAACTTTGCTATGGTGATGTAGATATCGGACCAACCAAATATTTTGTAACGCTGTCTTTCATTACACTTGCACTAAATTTCATTTTATATTTTACTTCTGCCAATAAAGTACTTAGCAGAAGATTGTTAATCTCATCAATAATTATTAATCTTATCTATATTGTATTTACTACAGGAAGGATTTATTACATGATGCTATTTGCTGTATATTTTGGCACCAGTTATATATATAGTAATAGCTTTTCATTAAAAAAAGTTTTGTTGGCTTGTATAGGCTTTTTATTTGTATTTAGTATTATTGGAATTGCTATTTATTCTAAAGGCGGCAGGTCAGATAATACTTTAAATGAAAACTCAAAATCAGCCATTGAATCTATTGCCATTTACGCGTTTACTCCGTTAAATGCTTGCGGCACCAAGATAGATAATGCAAAGCCTGATTATACAGGAGATAGAACATTAAGAACTTTTAAAAAAATCTTGTATCAAACGGGTATTGATCGCAATATTGTTGTGCGCCCGGCTATTGAAGAGTATGTTTTTGTGCCATATCCCACAAATGTTTATGCTTTATATGGTGCTTATGTTGCAGATTATGGAAAATTATATTCATGGTTAGTAGTTGCCTTTTTAGGATTTTTACATACTATGCTTTTCAATAATCTCCGAATTTATAAAAACATGAGGTTTTCTCTTTATTATACATTCATGCTGTTCCCGCTTTTTTTAAGCTTTTTTGAAGATCAATATTTTACTTTGTTTTCTATGTGGATACAAATTATTGTTATGGTAGAAATTGTCTGCTTTATAAATAATATTTTGAATAGGCATAAGCTCAATGCCAATAATATATCTTTTAGCAAAAATCTCTTTTAA